The following coding sequences lie in one Streptomyces albofaciens JCM 4342 genomic window:
- a CDS encoding MFS transporter produces the protein MHNGRSRWWPLVAITLGNFMLLVDVTIVNTALPRIADGLHASFTSLQWVMDIYALALAALLMVAGSAADLFGRRKLYLAGLALFALSSLACGLAPDEGVLIAARAVQGVGAAAMFATNTPLLMAAYQGRDRGVAFGIWGGTGGAAAAVGPLLGGVLTQYVDWRAIFLVNLPLTAVAMWITLRSVPESYGDRTGRIDWPGAGAFTLCAGALTYGLMRGGEEGWTESGTLLSLAVALLALVVFVAVERRTAQPLLDLKLMRRPVFAVLMVAALLLQAAAFPYLTYVGLWVQNILGLSPVMGGLAVLPMAAASMAVGMLGGRFLHRLAPRVPIGVGLLLIGAGPLLHVLLLNDDSGWAVLTPGLLISGVGIGMAMPVLVSAALGAAPPQRAGMASGAVNTFRQLGFALGIAILGTVFTQGVRSAGAHAGPGVGYVHGLTRVSLVAGIVAVATGLLVLAVVRIGGPERSGSSERSDSAGRTAPAGSGAVGSGSDSGSGSGSGPGTGSGSGSGSGSKSGSGTAGSGTDDTATAAAGTPVGVDQG, from the coding sequence ATGCACAACGGGCGGAGCAGGTGGTGGCCGCTGGTCGCCATCACCCTGGGCAACTTCATGTTGCTCGTGGACGTGACGATCGTGAACACGGCGCTGCCGCGGATAGCCGATGGTCTGCACGCCTCCTTCACCTCCTTGCAGTGGGTGATGGACATCTACGCGCTGGCGCTGGCCGCGCTCCTGATGGTGGCCGGTTCGGCGGCCGACCTCTTCGGACGCCGCAAGCTGTACCTGGCGGGGCTCGCGCTGTTCGCGCTGTCCTCGCTGGCCTGCGGCCTGGCGCCCGACGAGGGCGTACTGATCGCCGCACGGGCGGTGCAGGGCGTGGGCGCGGCGGCGATGTTCGCCACCAACACGCCGCTGCTGATGGCCGCGTACCAGGGCCGTGACCGGGGGGTCGCCTTCGGCATCTGGGGCGGTACGGGCGGTGCCGCGGCGGCGGTCGGCCCGCTGCTGGGCGGCGTGCTGACCCAGTACGTGGACTGGCGCGCGATCTTCCTGGTCAACCTGCCGCTGACGGCGGTGGCGATGTGGATCACTCTGCGGTCGGTACCGGAGTCGTACGGCGACCGTACGGGACGCATCGACTGGCCGGGCGCCGGCGCGTTCACCCTCTGCGCGGGCGCACTGACGTACGGGCTGATGCGCGGCGGCGAGGAGGGCTGGACGGAGTCCGGCACACTGCTGTCGCTGGCGGTGGCCCTGCTGGCGCTGGTCGTCTTCGTGGCCGTGGAACGCCGTACGGCCCAGCCGCTGCTGGACCTGAAGCTGATGCGGCGCCCGGTCTTCGCCGTCCTGATGGTGGCGGCGCTGCTGCTCCAGGCCGCGGCGTTCCCGTACCTGACGTACGTGGGCCTGTGGGTGCAGAACATCCTGGGCCTGAGCCCCGTGATGGGCGGTCTCGCGGTGCTGCCGATGGCGGCGGCGTCCATGGCCGTGGGCATGCTCGGCGGCCGGTTCCTGCACCGGCTGGCGCCGCGGGTGCCCATCGGCGTCGGCCTGCTGCTGATCGGCGCCGGACCGCTGCTGCACGTCCTGCTGCTGAACGACGACTCCGGCTGGGCGGTCCTCACGCCGGGCCTGCTCATCAGCGGCGTCGGCATCGGCATGGCCATGCCCGTACTGGTCTCGGCGGCGCTGGGCGCGGCCCCGCCGCAGCGCGCCGGCATGGCCAGCGGCGCGGTGAACACCTTCCGCCAGCTCGGCTTCGCGCTGGGCATCGCGATCCTCGGCACGGTCTTCACGCAGGGCGTGCGGTCCGCGGGCGCACACGCCGGACCGGGCGTCGGTTACGTCCACGGCCTGACCCGGGTGTCCCTGGTCGCGGGCATCGTCGCGGTGGCGACGGGTCTGCTGGTGCTGGCCGTCGTGCGAATCGGGGGTCCGGAGCGGAGCGGGAGTTCGGAGCGGAGCGATTCCGCGGGGCGTACGGCTCCGGCTGGTTCGGGGGCGGTTGGTTCGGGTTCGGATTCGGGGTCGGGTTCGGGGTCGGGGCCTGGTACAGGGTCTGGTTCGGGATCCGGATCGGGATCGAAATCGGGCTCTGGCACGGCCGGATCCGGTACGGACGATACGGCTACGGCCGCCGCCGGTACGCCGGTCGGCGTGGACCAGGGGTGA
- a CDS encoding Lrp/AsnC family transcriptional regulator, translating into MKTDGFDELDRGLVHALQLDGRAPFSRIAEVLGVSDQTVARRYGRLRGAGMIKVLGLADPPALGEIEWLVRVQCTPDAAVAVAEALARRTDTSWVSLMSGGTEIGAVCRAASSRDSDALLLQKLPRTPSVVGVTAHCMLHEFFGGPLGLVNKSGALTEEQAERLRHPASAAADRRTGAPPARTSPVALTAADHRLLDALAEDGRTGLADLATATGWSQSTVRRRLSELRADGVLYYDVDYDARHFGFGVMVSLWLSVAPSELAAAGTALAQHPEVAFACATTGPHNLFASVLCPDVRALYTYLTTRIAALPGVRHMESSPLIRRIKGAGPHGRGRIVSGPLTAAPPGRAR; encoded by the coding sequence GTGAAAACCGACGGCTTCGACGAGCTGGACCGGGGACTGGTCCACGCCCTTCAGCTCGACGGCCGGGCCCCGTTCAGCCGTATCGCCGAGGTCCTCGGCGTCTCCGACCAGACCGTCGCCCGCCGCTACGGGCGGCTGCGCGGCGCCGGGATGATCAAGGTGCTGGGGCTCGCCGACCCGCCGGCCCTCGGCGAGATCGAATGGCTGGTACGGGTGCAGTGCACGCCCGACGCGGCCGTCGCGGTGGCCGAGGCGCTGGCCCGGCGCACCGACACGTCCTGGGTGAGCCTGATGTCCGGCGGCACCGAGATCGGCGCCGTCTGCCGCGCCGCCAGCAGCCGGGACAGTGACGCGCTGCTGCTCCAGAAGCTGCCGCGGACCCCCAGCGTGGTCGGCGTCACCGCGCACTGCATGCTGCACGAATTCTTCGGCGGACCGCTGGGCCTGGTCAACAAGTCCGGCGCGCTGACCGAGGAACAGGCCGAGCGGCTGCGCCATCCGGCGTCCGCCGCGGCCGACCGGCGCACCGGCGCGCCGCCCGCGCGCACGTCGCCCGTCGCGCTCACCGCGGCGGACCACCGCCTTCTGGACGCGCTCGCCGAGGACGGCCGTACCGGCCTCGCCGACCTGGCCACGGCCACCGGCTGGTCACAGTCCACCGTCCGCCGCCGGCTGTCCGAGCTGCGCGCGGACGGCGTCCTCTACTACGACGTCGACTACGACGCCCGGCACTTCGGCTTCGGCGTCATGGTCTCCCTCTGGCTCTCCGTCGCCCCCAGTGAACTGGCCGCCGCCGGAACCGCGCTGGCCCAGCATCCCGAGGTGGCCTTCGCCTGCGCGACCACCGGCCCGCACAATCTCTTCGCGTCGGTACTGTGCCCCGATGTACGCGCGCTGTACACGTACCTCACCACCCGTATCGCGGCGCTGCCCGGCGTGCGGCACATGGAGTCCTCGCCGCTGATCCGCCGGATCAAGGGGGCCGGGCCGCACGGCCGGGGCCGGATCGTCTCCGGCCCGCTCACCGCCGCCCCACCGGGCCGCGCACGATGA